From the genome of Dickeya aquatica, one region includes:
- a CDS encoding BaiN/RdsA family NAD(P)/FAD-dependent oxidoreductase, translating into MEQFDVIVIGAGAAGLFCAAQAGQQGLRVALVDNGKKPGRKILMSGGGRCNFTNLHTEPAAYLSHNPHFCKSALARYTQWDFISLVNRHGIAWHEKTLGQLFCDDSAQQIVDMLLKECDAGNVKLRLRSEVISVEKTDQFQITLAQGVMQAPALVVATGGLSMPGLGATPFGYQLATQFGLNVLPTRAALVPFTLHKPLLEQLQTLSGVSVPAVVSTDDGTLFRENILFTHRGLSGPAILQISSYWQPGEFVSINLLPHLDLSASLNTERQAHPNQSLKNTLAQWLPKRLVECLQTLGQLPEVTLKQLSPSQQAGVETTLQQWRVQPNGTEGYRTAEVTLGGVDTHELSSKTMEARNVPGLYFIGEVMDVTGWLGGYNFQWAWSSAWACAQALG; encoded by the coding sequence GTGGAACAATTTGACGTTATCGTAATCGGAGCCGGAGCCGCCGGGCTATTTTGTGCCGCGCAGGCAGGCCAGCAAGGGCTCCGGGTCGCCTTGGTCGATAACGGCAAAAAACCAGGCCGCAAAATCCTGATGTCTGGCGGCGGGCGCTGTAATTTCACCAACCTGCACACCGAGCCTGCGGCCTACCTGTCGCATAACCCGCATTTTTGCAAATCCGCCCTCGCCCGCTATACCCAGTGGGACTTCATCAGTCTGGTCAATCGCCACGGTATCGCCTGGCACGAAAAAACCCTCGGCCAGCTGTTCTGTGATGACTCCGCCCAGCAAATCGTCGATATGCTGCTGAAAGAATGCGATGCAGGCAACGTCAAACTGCGCTTACGCAGCGAGGTCATCTCGGTAGAAAAAACAGACCAGTTTCAGATAACCCTCGCTCAGGGCGTGATGCAGGCACCGGCATTGGTGGTAGCAACCGGCGGTTTGTCGATGCCCGGACTCGGAGCCACACCGTTTGGCTATCAACTGGCGACACAGTTCGGCCTCAACGTGTTGCCAACCCGCGCCGCGCTGGTGCCATTTACGCTACACAAGCCGCTGCTCGAGCAATTACAAACCCTTTCCGGCGTTTCTGTTCCGGCGGTGGTCAGCACAGATGATGGCACCCTCTTTCGGGAAAACATCCTGTTTACCCATCGTGGGTTATCCGGCCCGGCTATTTTACAAATCTCAAGCTACTGGCAGCCGGGCGAGTTCGTCAGCATCAACCTGCTTCCCCACCTTGATCTCAGCGCATCCTTAAACACTGAACGTCAGGCGCACCCGAACCAAAGCCTGAAAAACACGCTGGCGCAGTGGCTGCCCAAACGGCTGGTGGAATGTCTGCAAACACTGGGACAATTACCGGAGGTGACGTTAAAACAACTCAGCCCATCACAGCAGGCCGGGGTGGAAACCACACTGCAACAGTGGCGAGTGCAACCTAACGGCACCGAAGGCTATCGCACCGCCGAGGTGACGCTGGGCGGCGTGGATACGCATGAGCTGTCTTCCAAAACCATGGAGGCGCGCAACGTGCCGGGGCTCTATTTTATTGGCGAGGTTATGGATGTCACCGGCTGGCTGGGCGGCTATAACTTCCAGTGGGCCTGGAGCTCTGCCTGGGCCTGCGCGCAGGCGCTGGGGTAA
- the pitA gene encoding inorganic phosphate transporter PitA: MLHLFAGLDFHTGLMLVLALLFVLFYEAINGFHDTANAVATVIYTRAMRAQLAVVMAGVFNFLGVLLGGSVAYAIVHLLPTDLLLNVSSAHGLAMVFSMLLAAIIWNLGTWYFGLPASSSHTLIGSIIGIGLTNALMTHTSVVDALNLPKVISIFLSLLVSPVVGMIMAGLAVYLLRRYWSGNKKRQRVHLTPAEREKQDGKRKPPFWTRTALILSAVGVSFSHGANDGQKGIGLIMLVLIGVAPAGFMLNMNASGYDISRTRDAVVNLQTYYQSHSASLAHVIDLSQPTIPAPEAVIPSTGNKPDFHCDTSRAMIAIDRALVLLNNVKHYEELPADDRARARRLLMCISDTLDKVAKLPETSADDKRLLNNLRSDLLYTVEYAPIWIIVAVALALSLGTMVGWKRVAVTIGEKIGKKGMTYAQGVSAQMTAAVSIGIASYTGMPVSTTHVLSSAVAGTMIVDGGGVQSKTVKSILLAWVFTLPVSMLMSGILYWLALKLV, encoded by the coding sequence ATGCTACATTTATTTGCCGGGCTTGATTTCCACACCGGTCTGATGCTGGTACTTGCCCTGCTTTTCGTTCTGTTCTATGAAGCCATTAATGGCTTTCACGATACCGCCAACGCGGTAGCCACCGTTATTTATACCCGTGCGATGCGTGCCCAACTGGCGGTTGTCATGGCGGGGGTATTTAATTTTCTCGGTGTGCTGCTGGGGGGCAGTGTCGCTTATGCCATCGTACACTTGTTGCCGACCGACCTGCTGCTGAATGTCAGTTCAGCTCACGGGCTGGCAATGGTGTTTTCCATGCTGCTGGCGGCAATTATCTGGAACCTGGGCACCTGGTATTTCGGCTTACCGGCTTCCAGTTCCCATACCTTGATTGGTTCGATTATCGGTATTGGTCTTACCAATGCGCTGATGACCCATACCTCGGTGGTGGATGCGCTTAATCTGCCCAAAGTTATCAGTATTTTTCTCTCGCTGCTGGTGTCTCCTGTGGTTGGGATGATCATGGCCGGGCTGGCGGTGTATTTGCTGCGCCGTTACTGGAGCGGCAATAAAAAACGCCAGCGCGTGCACCTGACGCCTGCTGAACGTGAAAAGCAGGACGGCAAACGCAAGCCGCCTTTCTGGACACGTACTGCGCTGATCCTCTCGGCGGTGGGGGTGAGCTTCTCTCACGGCGCTAACGACGGCCAGAAGGGAATTGGCCTCATCATGCTGGTGTTGATTGGTGTCGCGCCTGCCGGGTTTATGCTCAACATGAATGCTTCTGGCTATGATATTAGCCGCACGCGTGATGCCGTGGTCAATTTGCAGACATATTATCAATCCCATAGTGCTTCGCTGGCGCATGTGATTGATTTGTCTCAGCCGACCATTCCTGCCCCGGAAGCGGTGATCCCGTCTACCGGGAATAAGCCGGATTTCCACTGCGATACCTCACGCGCGATGATAGCGATCGACAGGGCCTTGGTGTTGTTAAACAACGTTAAACACTATGAGGAACTGCCCGCGGACGATCGCGCCCGGGCTCGCCGGTTGCTGATGTGCATTTCCGATACGCTGGATAAAGTGGCGAAGCTGCCAGAAACGTCGGCAGATGACAAACGCCTGCTGAATAACTTGCGCAGCGATCTGCTCTATACCGTGGAGTACGCGCCGATTTGGATTATTGTGGCGGTGGCGCTGGCGTTATCACTGGGCACCATGGTCGGCTGGAAACGCGTTGCCGTGACTATCGGTGAGAAAATTGGCAAAAAGGGCATGACATACGCCCAGGGTGTATCGGCGCAGATGACCGCGGCGGTATCGATTGGTATTGCCAGTTATACCGGTATGCCGGTTTCCACCACCCATGTGCTTTCCTCTGCGGTGGCGGGCACCATGATTGTTGATGGCGGCGGCGTGCAGAGTAAGACGGTGAAAAGCATTCTGCTGGCCTGGGTGTTTACCCTGCCGGTATCGATGCTGATGTCGGGGATTCTCTATTGGCTGGCGCTGAAACTGGTTTAA
- the uspB gene encoding universal stress protein UspB, producing MISTIALFWALCVVCVINMARYYSSLRVLLLILRDCDPLLYQYVDGGGFFTSHGQPSKQLRLVRYIYAQRYLDHHDPAFIRRCARVRGQFILTSALCGLVVISLIALTIWH from the coding sequence ATGATAAGTACAATTGCGCTTTTCTGGGCTTTATGTGTTGTCTGTGTAATCAATATGGCGCGATATTACTCCTCACTGCGTGTGCTGTTGCTGATATTAAGAGACTGTGATCCACTGCTCTATCAGTATGTGGATGGCGGGGGGTTTTTCACCTCACACGGTCAGCCCAGCAAGCAGTTGCGGCTGGTGCGCTATATCTACGCACAACGTTACCTTGACCACCATGACCCGGCCTTTATCCGCCGCTGCGCGCGGGTACGCGGTCAGTTTATTTTAACCTCAGCGTTATGCGGCCTGGTGGTTATCAGCCTCATTGCGTTAACCATCTGGCATTGA
- the uspA gene encoding universal stress protein UspA, which yields MAYKHILIAVDLSPESKVLVEKAVSMARPYDAKVSLIHVDVNYSDLYTGLIDVNLGDMQQRISEETQNALKTLADNAGYPITQTLSGSGDLGQVLVDAIRKYEVDLVLCGHHQDFWSKLMSSARQLINTVHIDMLIVPLRDEEE from the coding sequence ATGGCTTATAAACACATCCTTATCGCGGTTGATCTGTCACCGGAAAGTAAAGTGTTAGTGGAAAAAGCGGTATCGATGGCGCGCCCCTATGATGCCAAGGTTTCTTTGATCCATGTTGACGTGAATTACTCCGATCTTTATACCGGGCTTATTGATGTCAATCTGGGTGATATGCAGCAGCGGATTTCCGAAGAAACCCAGAATGCATTGAAAACCCTTGCCGATAATGCGGGTTATCCGATTACTCAAACCCTGAGCGGTAGCGGTGATTTAGGGCAAGTGCTGGTGGATGCTATCCGCAAATATGAAGTTGATTTGGTGCTGTGCGGTCATCATCAGGACTTCTGGAGCAAGTTGATGTCCTCTGCTCGTCAGCTTATCAACACCGTACACATCGATATGCTGATTGTGCCACTGCGCGATGAAGAGGAATAA
- a CDS encoding methyl-accepting chemotaxis protein produces the protein MPNPLVSYTSSEIASVSTLDKPAGKNALSTRALVLVTTVLIITLGFAITIGFLLWQSGQQHKASVQDILEQTATASTYSVQNRIDTALLAARSLAQSVISLRESGTPDRATAEQILKNALKSHPELLSMSLAFEPNTFDGKDAQFASLPEQDPKGRFVRYVDRDNNGQVALHNLTDYETPGSGDYYLLPRKLQKEVILEPYSYPYNGVDVLLTSIAVPIMIDGKFYGSVTADFSLATLQKMVNEIKPFGGAGYAMMFSASGNYIAHPDAGRITKKLEGDPKLLESIQSGTPFTSTRMSSFTQKEMMNAYLPISIGNTGTPWMLGVTVPQEVILAPLVRLRYIGIIMTLISILVVSGVIALIFTRKVLRPVGGEPIAAAKIALAVAQGDLTQHIVVPPGDTHSIFYAMSEMQQQLRSIVEQLMSTSESVSHGAAEISAGNVDLASRTEQQASALEETAASMEQITATVKQNADNAHSATRLTQNAAHIAQRGDEIVSQVVNVMSSIDDSSKKISEITSIISSIAFQTNILALNAAVEAARAGEQGRGFAVVAGEVRSLAQRSANAVKDITALIGESAERVGQGVSMVENAGKTMRDMLSAVTSVNDIMSEIVAASDEQSKGISQVTQAVHEMDGVTQQNAALVQQATAAAASLEEQARQLAELVQVFRVH, from the coding sequence ATGCCTAACCCATTGGTTTCCTATACATCCTCTGAGATTGCATCCGTCAGTACCCTTGACAAACCAGCAGGGAAAAACGCCCTGTCTACACGGGCGCTGGTGCTCGTCACCACCGTCCTCATCATCACTCTGGGGTTTGCTATTACGATTGGTTTTTTACTGTGGCAATCCGGTCAGCAACATAAAGCCAGCGTACAAGATATCCTGGAGCAAACGGCGACAGCCAGCACCTATTCTGTGCAAAACCGCATTGACACCGCGCTGTTAGCCGCCCGCAGTCTGGCGCAAAGCGTTATCAGCCTGCGGGAATCCGGCACGCCGGATCGCGCCACCGCAGAGCAAATCCTGAAGAATGCGCTCAAAAGTCACCCGGAGCTTCTCTCCATGTCACTGGCTTTTGAGCCCAATACATTTGACGGCAAAGACGCACAGTTCGCCAGCCTGCCAGAGCAAGACCCGAAAGGCCGCTTCGTGCGCTATGTCGATCGCGATAACAATGGCCAGGTCGCCCTGCATAACCTGACCGATTACGAAACACCCGGTAGCGGTGATTACTACCTGTTGCCTCGCAAGCTGCAAAAAGAGGTGATTCTTGAGCCCTACAGCTATCCCTATAACGGGGTCGATGTGCTGCTGACGTCGATTGCCGTGCCAATCATGATTGACGGTAAATTCTATGGCTCCGTCACCGCCGACTTTTCGCTGGCGACGCTGCAAAAAATGGTCAATGAGATCAAACCGTTCGGTGGTGCCGGTTATGCCATGATGTTTTCTGCCAGCGGTAATTACATCGCCCACCCCGACGCCGGACGCATTACCAAAAAACTGGAAGGCGACCCCAAACTGCTGGAGAGCATTCAGTCAGGTACGCCGTTTACTTCCACGCGAATGAGTTCGTTCACCCAAAAAGAGATGATGAATGCCTACCTGCCGATTAGCATCGGCAATACCGGCACGCCGTGGATGCTGGGCGTCACGGTGCCGCAAGAGGTCATCCTCGCTCCGCTGGTCAGGCTGCGTTATATCGGCATTATCATGACGCTTATCAGCATTTTGGTGGTATCCGGGGTTATTGCTCTGATTTTTACCCGTAAAGTGCTGCGACCGGTCGGCGGTGAGCCCATCGCAGCGGCAAAAATCGCGCTGGCGGTCGCACAGGGTGATTTAACGCAGCACATTGTCGTGCCGCCGGGCGACACCCATAGCATCTTCTACGCCATGTCCGAGATGCAACAGCAGCTACGCAGTATTGTTGAGCAACTCATGAGCACCAGTGAGTCCGTTAGCCATGGCGCGGCTGAAATCTCGGCAGGCAATGTCGATTTAGCCTCCCGCACCGAGCAACAGGCCTCTGCGCTGGAAGAGACGGCGGCCAGCATGGAGCAGATAACCGCCACGGTGAAACAGAACGCGGATAACGCGCACAGCGCCACCCGTCTGACGCAAAATGCCGCGCATATTGCCCAGCGCGGTGACGAAATCGTCAGTCAGGTTGTGAACGTCATGAGCAGTATTGATGACAGCTCAAAGAAGATCAGCGAGATAACCAGCATCATCAGCAGTATCGCATTTCAGACCAATATTCTGGCGCTCAACGCAGCGGTTGAAGCGGCGCGCGCAGGCGAACAGGGGCGCGGTTTTGCCGTCGTCGCCGGAGAAGTGCGTAGCCTGGCGCAGCGCAGCGCCAACGCGGTCAAAGACATCACCGCCCTGATAGGCGAATCCGCCGAACGCGTAGGCCAGGGGGTCAGCATGGTGGAAAATGCCGGTAAAACCATGCGCGATATGTTATCGGCGGTCACATCGGTTAACGACATCATGAGCGAAATCGTCGCCGCCTCGGATGAACAATCCAAGGGCATCAGCCAGGTGACGCAGGCAGTGCATGAAATGGATGGCGTCACTCAACAAAACGCCGCGCTGGTTCAGCAGGCAACCGCAGCGGCCGCCTCACTTGAGGAGCAGGCGCGGCAGTTGGCCGAATTGGTACAGGTGTTCCGGGTGCACTAA
- the yidA gene encoding sugar-phosphatase, giving the protein MAIKLIAIDMDGTLLTPENRISPAVKQAVAAAREKGVYVALATGRPFIGVERYLRELQLQHEGHYCITNNGALVQRTSDGECVAQTTLSFDDYRYFEALSRELGVHLHALDFNYLYTANKDISAYTVHEAHLTGMPLKYRTVEEMDSQLRFPKVMMIDEPQRLDAAIAGIPQADFSRYTIMKSAPFYLEILDKRVNKGEGVKMLAQHLGLERDEVMALGDQENDLAMIEFAGLGVAMGNAIESVKAISQFVTRDNSEDGVAYAIEKFVLNV; this is encoded by the coding sequence ATGGCGATAAAATTGATTGCGATTGATATGGATGGCACGTTACTGACGCCGGAGAATCGCATTTCACCGGCGGTCAAACAGGCGGTGGCTGCCGCGCGTGAGAAAGGCGTTTATGTCGCATTAGCCACGGGGCGACCGTTTATCGGCGTTGAGCGTTACCTGCGCGAACTCCAGTTACAGCACGAAGGGCATTATTGCATTACAAACAACGGCGCACTGGTTCAGCGCACCAGTGATGGCGAGTGCGTGGCGCAAACCACATTGAGTTTTGATGATTATCGTTACTTTGAGGCGTTATCGCGCGAGTTGGGTGTGCATCTGCATGCGCTTGATTTCAACTATCTGTATACCGCCAATAAAGATATCAGTGCCTATACCGTGCATGAGGCGCATTTGACCGGAATGCCGCTTAAATACCGCACGGTTGAGGAAATGGATAGTCAACTTCGTTTCCCAAAAGTGATGATGATAGATGAACCGCAGCGCCTGGATGCGGCGATTGCCGGTATTCCGCAGGCGGATTTCTCACGTTATACCATCATGAAAAGCGCGCCTTTTTATCTGGAAATTCTGGATAAGCGCGTCAATAAGGGCGAAGGGGTAAAAATGTTGGCGCAGCACCTTGGCCTTGAGCGCGATGAAGTGATGGCGTTGGGCGATCAGGAAAATGATTTGGCGATGATCGAATTTGCCGGGCTGGGTGTGGCGATGGGTAACGCGATTGAATCTGTTAAAGCCATCAGCCAGTTTGTCACCCGTGATAACAGCGAGGACGGCGTCGCCTACGCGATAGAGAAGTTTGTGTT